TCCTTCGTTCTCAGCGACTGCGAGGCCTACACCCCCGTCGAAAAAATCCACGACGCGATTGTCTGCGTCGATGCCGGCCGCATCTCCTGGATCGGGCCCCGGGGCGCGCGGCCGCTCCCCTCTGGCGCAAAAATTGTTTCCTTGAATGGAAGAGCGATCTGCCCGGGCTTTATTGACCTGCAGGTCAACGGGTTGGGCGGGGACTCGCTTCTCTCCGGAGAGGCCGGGGCGGTATCGCGGGTCGCAGCCGCCCTCGCCCGGCGCGGAACGGCTTCCTTTCTTCCCACCCTGACGACGGAAGCTCCCGAAGCGCTGATTCGTGCCGCGGAAGCGGCACGGCACGCCTGGGAAGCGCAGCGTCGGGCGAAGCTCGCCGAGGCGGAGATTCTGGGCGTTCATCTGGAGGGCCCCTTTCTCTCGCCTGAGATGCGCGGCGCACACCCGGCGGCCCATCTTCGCGCCATCGATCTGGAAGAGGTGGATCGAATCGCCGCCGCCGCCGGCGGATACGGAAGAGCGGGCCGGCCGGGCCTGTGCCTGATCACCCTCTCCCCGGAGCTGCGCGGTGCCGCAGAGGCCGCGCGCCAGCTGGCCGGCCGCGGCGTGATTGTGGCCATGGGGCACACCGCGGCGTCTGACGAGGAGATTCGCGCCTTCGTTCAGGCCGGCGGGCGGTTCGCGGTGCACGCCTTCAACCGGTACGGCCAAGGGGGTCCCGCCCACCGGTCGCCGGGGCCGATGGGCATCGTTCAGGCCGATCCGCAGATCACGGCCGGTTTGATCGCCGACGGGGTGCATGTCCGGCCCGGGGTGGCGGCCGCGTTCGTTCGCGCCAAGGGATGGGAGCGAACGATCCTCACCTCCGATCTGGTTTCGGACAGGGGACTTTCCGGAAATGAAGAGACAACCCCCTCCGCGCGGACGGTCGAGTCGGGCGGGATTCTGAGCGGAAGCCGTCTTTCCCTCGGCGAGATGGTTCCGCTTTTCCGCGCCTGGAGCGATCTTCCGCCCGGGGCGATCCTTTCCATGGCCACCTCGAAACCGGCGCAATTGCTGGGCCTCTTTCCCGGGAGGGGCCAGCTCTCTCCCGGCGCGCCGGCCCATCTGTGCGTTTTGCATCCCGAAAGCCTGGTGTGCGAGATGGCGATGGTGGGAGGCGAATGGGTGATGGG
This DNA window, taken from bacterium, encodes the following:
- a CDS encoding amidohydrolase family protein, translated to SFVLSDCEAYTPVEKIHDAIVCVDAGRISWIGPRGARPLPSGAKIVSLNGRAICPGFIDLQVNGLGGDSLLSGEAGAVSRVAAALARRGTASFLPTLTTEAPEALIRAAEAARHAWEAQRRAKLAEAEILGVHLEGPFLSPEMRGAHPAAHLRAIDLEEVDRIAAAAGGYGRAGRPGLCLITLSPELRGAAEAARQLAGRGVIVAMGHTAASDEEIRAFVQAGGRFAVHAFNRYGQGGPAHRSPGPMGIVQADPQITAGLIADGVHVRPGVAAAFVRAKGWERTILTSDLVSDRGLSGNEETTPSARTVESGGILSGSRLSLGEMVPLFRAWSDLPPGAILSMATSKPAQLLGLFPGRGQLSPGAPAHLCVLHPESLVCEMAMVGGEWVMGAEQIEVQ